From the genome of Pseudomonas sp. Teo4, one region includes:
- a CDS encoding cell wall hydrolase: protein MRLSWMVIGLTTALLAGPLHAAESAKAAVAEDKAEVLEEKVVEDAPPPKKAETLTPSEVKAVDPAGQSPMDDSITCLARTIYWEAKGATAEDMTAVASVVLNRLGHDGFPDTICAVVKQGVETKACQFSWWCDGRPDQVEEEERYGIAKEIARKALNQQLKDPTGGALYFHDRNVNPDWAKTYRKTAETQHFLFYKPNQALAR, encoded by the coding sequence CTTGCAGGCCCTCTTCACGCCGCCGAAAGCGCCAAGGCCGCGGTGGCCGAGGACAAGGCAGAAGTGCTGGAGGAAAAGGTCGTCGAAGACGCCCCGCCTCCGAAGAAAGCCGAAACCCTGACCCCAAGCGAGGTCAAGGCAGTCGACCCGGCAGGCCAGTCACCGATGGACGACAGCATCACCTGCCTTGCCCGCACCATTTACTGGGAGGCCAAGGGGGCCACGGCCGAGGACATGACCGCCGTGGCCAGCGTGGTGCTCAACCGCCTGGGGCACGATGGTTTCCCGGACACCATCTGCGCAGTCGTCAAGCAAGGTGTGGAAACCAAGGCCTGCCAGTTTTCCTGGTGGTGCGACGGCCGTCCAGACCAGGTCGAAGAGGAAGAGCGCTACGGCATCGCCAAGGAAATCGCCCGCAAGGCCCTGAACCAGCAACTCAAGGACCCCACCGGCGGCGCACTGTATTTCCATGACCGCAACGTCAACCCTGACTGGGCCAAGACCTACCGCAAGACGGCCGAGACCCAGCATTTTCTGTTCTACAAGCCAAACCAGGCGTTGGCGCGCTGA
- a CDS encoding TonB-dependent siderophore receptor, producing MARLIAYQSTFLALCCSVAVPAPAAEGAIELDATAINAEAARPKGEPPEAFAGGQVARGGQMGILGNQDMMDVPFTMTSYTSQLIQDQQAEDIGDVLLNDPSVRQSFGFGNQSQIFVIRGLPLNGDDVAFNGLYGVLPRQMISTDALERVEVLKGPNAFLNGASPTGTGLGGNVNLQPKRAGDTPTRRYTQDISTDGRLGEHLDIGQRFGQDNRFGVRLNLSQREGETAVDDQDQRSKLFIVGLDYRGDNFRVSSDIGYQKQRVNHMRNSVRLDPGLSDIPRAPDADHNYGQDWAWTETEDTFGMLRGDYDFNDNWSAYLAGGVKHTHENGFYGTPILTDAASGDATIGGSKIPHNEDNTSFMGGINGRFQTGPVSHQLNLGAATIWTQQENAFVFYNSQDTNIYHTDPLPKPTTPTFVGGKLDDPGVTGKTRNRSIAVSDTLGLFDDTLLLTAGVRRQQLRVEGYDYDGEGPDTGRNAFYDESVTTPVYGIVYKVNPSISLYANRIEGLAQGATASGQVINVGEVFPPAKTKQVEAGVKLDYQSFGANLAVFRIERPTDGFVQGNVFVQDGEQVNKGIELSVFGEPLPGLRLMAGGTRMDTELKKTLNGADDGNHAVGVPTFQLNASVDWDVPGLDGLALNARMLRTGGQYANPANTLSLPTWNRFDVGARYRFKVQSKEVTLRMNVENLTDKNYWASANGGYLTQGDPRLVKFSGSIDF from the coding sequence ATGGCACGACTCATTGCGTATCAGTCGACCTTTCTTGCCCTTTGCTGTTCAGTTGCGGTCCCGGCCCCGGCGGCCGAAGGTGCCATCGAGCTCGATGCCACCGCCATCAATGCCGAGGCCGCCAGGCCCAAGGGCGAGCCCCCGGAGGCCTTCGCCGGTGGCCAGGTCGCCCGGGGTGGGCAGATGGGTATTCTGGGCAACCAGGACATGATGGATGTGCCCTTCACCATGACCAGCTACACCTCGCAGCTGATCCAGGACCAGCAGGCCGAGGACATCGGCGATGTGCTGCTCAACGACCCGTCGGTGCGCCAGTCGTTCGGTTTTGGCAACCAGTCGCAGATCTTCGTCATTCGTGGCTTGCCACTCAACGGTGACGATGTGGCCTTCAATGGCCTGTACGGGGTGCTGCCCCGGCAGATGATTTCCACCGATGCGCTGGAGCGGGTCGAGGTGCTCAAAGGCCCCAATGCTTTTCTCAATGGTGCCAGCCCCACCGGTACTGGCCTGGGGGGCAACGTCAACCTGCAACCCAAGCGTGCCGGCGACACACCCACCCGGCGCTACACCCAGGACATCAGCACCGACGGGCGCCTTGGCGAACACCTGGACATCGGCCAGCGCTTTGGCCAGGACAATCGCTTCGGTGTGCGCCTGAACCTCTCGCAGCGTGAGGGCGAAACGGCCGTCGATGACCAGGATCAGCGCAGTAAACTGTTCATCGTCGGCCTCGACTACCGAGGCGACAACTTCCGCGTGTCCAGCGACATCGGTTACCAGAAGCAGCGGGTCAACCACATGCGCAACTCGGTGCGCCTGGACCCGGGCCTTAGCGACATTCCAAGGGCGCCGGATGCCGACCACAACTATGGCCAGGACTGGGCCTGGACCGAAACCGAGGACACCTTCGGCATGCTGCGCGGTGACTACGACTTCAACGACAACTGGAGTGCCTACCTGGCAGGGGGTGTGAAGCACACCCACGAAAACGGCTTCTACGGCACGCCGATTCTCACCGATGCCGCCAGCGGCGATGCCACCATCGGCGGTTCCAAGATTCCCCACAACGAAGACAACACCAGCTTCATGGGCGGTATCAATGGCCGTTTCCAGACCGGGCCGGTAAGCCACCAGCTGAACCTTGGCGCAGCGACCATCTGGACCCAGCAGGAAAACGCGTTCGTGTTCTACAACTCGCAGGACACCAACATCTATCACACCGACCCGCTACCCAAACCCACCACGCCGACCTTCGTCGGCGGCAAGCTGGACGACCCCGGCGTCACCGGCAAGACACGCAACCGCAGCATCGCCGTGTCCGACACGCTGGGGCTGTTCGACGATACCTTGCTGCTTACCGCCGGTGTGCGCCGCCAGCAGTTGCGGGTCGAGGGTTACGACTACGACGGTGAGGGGCCGGATACCGGGCGCAACGCCTTCTACGACGAGTCGGTCACCACACCGGTGTACGGCATCGTCTACAAGGTCAACCCGTCGATTTCGCTGTACGCCAACCGTATCGAGGGCCTGGCCCAGGGGGCCACGGCTTCCGGCCAGGTCATCAATGTGGGTGAGGTGTTCCCACCGGCCAAGACCAAGCAGGTCGAGGCCGGGGTCAAGCTGGACTACCAGAGCTTCGGTGCGAACCTGGCAGTGTTCCGTATCGAGCGGCCCACCGATGGTTTCGTCCAGGGCAACGTGTTCGTCCAGGACGGTGAGCAGGTCAACAAAGGTATCGAGCTGAGCGTGTTCGGCGAACCGCTGCCAGGGTTGCGCCTGATGGCCGGCGGCACGCGCATGGACACCGAGCTGAAAAAGACCCTGAACGGCGCCGATGACGGCAACCACGCGGTCGGCGTGCCGACCTTCCAGCTCAACGCCAGTGTCGACTGGGATGTGCCGGGCCTCGATGGCCTGGCGCTCAACGCCCGCATGCTGCGCACTGGCGGGCAGTACGCCAATCCGGCCAACACCCTGAGCCTGCCCACCTGGAACCGCTTTGATGTCGGGGCGCGTTACCGCTTCAAGGTGCAGAGCAAAGAGGTGACCTTGCGCATGAATGTCGAAAACCTCACCGACAAGAATTACTGGGCCTCGGCCAATGGGGGTTACCTGACCCAGGGTGACCCACGCCTGGTGAAGTTCTCCGGTTCCATCGACTTCTGA
- a CDS encoding CAP domain-containing protein: MRVLSSVAALSLGLVVSTGALAVTGEEAQLIESINAYRSQAQRCGGEASLELPPLNSDTRLALSPEGTRDLQQAMSRAAYPMVNVQAISLSGPRDARAAMNAIEESFCQVVLDPQFVDIGVSQEGRDWRIVLARPLLSKGLGDWQAEGQNVLQAINAARKVPRQCGGQPYAAAPALGWNTMLAGVAASHTRAMANQNFFDHVDKDGRTPGDRAELAGYLYQQIGENIAAGRDTARKVVDGWLDSPGHCATLMNPDFRELGAAYAVDPKSDAGIYWTALFGTPQ, translated from the coding sequence ATGCGCGTCCTGTCATCCGTTGCCGCCTTGTCGCTGGGCCTGGTCGTCTCGACCGGGGCACTGGCCGTCACTGGCGAAGAGGCGCAACTGATCGAGTCGATCAATGCCTACCGCAGCCAGGCACAACGCTGCGGCGGCGAAGCGTCGCTGGAGCTGCCGCCGCTCAACAGCGATACACGCCTGGCGCTGTCGCCAGAAGGCACCCGCGACCTGCAGCAGGCCATGTCGCGCGCGGCCTACCCCATGGTGAATGTCCAGGCCATCAGCCTGTCCGGCCCGCGCGATGCCCGTGCCGCGATGAATGCCATCGAAGAAAGCTTTTGCCAGGTGGTGCTGGACCCTCAGTTCGTCGACATCGGTGTCAGCCAGGAAGGCCGCGACTGGCGTATCGTCCTTGCCCGCCCGCTGCTCAGCAAAGGGCTCGGCGACTGGCAGGCCGAAGGGCAAAATGTGCTGCAGGCGATCAATGCCGCACGCAAAGTGCCGCGCCAGTGCGGTGGCCAACCTTATGCCGCCGCCCCCGCACTAGGCTGGAATACGATGTTGGCCGGGGTGGCCGCCAGCCACACCCGGGCCATGGCCAACCAGAATTTCTTCGACCACGTCGACAAGGACGGCCGCACACCGGGCGACCGCGCCGAGCTTGCCGGCTACCTGTACCAGCAGATTGGCGAGAACATTGCCGCCGGACGCGACACGGCGCGCAAAGTGGTCGACGGTTGGCTGGACAGCCCAGGGCATTGCGCCACTTTGATGAACCCGGACTTCCGCGAACTGGGCGCAGCCTATGCCGTGGACCCGAAAAGCGATGCGGGCATCTACTGGACCGCGCTGTTCGGCACCCCGCAATAG
- a CDS encoding GlxA family transcriptional regulator: protein MPPDLRLLILPLPDFALLPFGGFLDKLRFSADDEDYSRQRYCSWTLLGLTDAPVPSSSGAVVNVQATPEQIELRGYDYLVVFGGRSAGTTAQLAPRYQHLLRQAVKAGVKLVAVDNAAFLLAACGLLDGHKVVVHWRHEAEFRASFPHLQLLPEQLYCIDGGRITCAGGTAVIDLAVELLSAACGRTRALKGLADMLVDETRDSRHALRSLEAGAGQGRQVTRALALMRHHLGAKLSVEQLASDLGISRRQLDRQFQASHGMSAKGWWLEMRLQQARWRLLNSSHSLAQIADEVGLADASYLGKCVRRRFGCTAQALRRAGQ, encoded by the coding sequence ATGCCCCCTGATCTTCGCCTGCTGATCCTGCCGTTGCCGGATTTCGCCTTGCTGCCCTTTGGTGGCTTTCTCGACAAGCTGCGCTTCAGCGCCGACGACGAGGATTACAGCCGTCAGCGCTACTGCAGCTGGACGCTGCTGGGCCTGACCGACGCCCCGGTACCTTCGAGTAGCGGCGCGGTGGTCAATGTGCAGGCCACCCCGGAGCAGATCGAGCTGCGCGGCTACGACTACCTGGTGGTGTTTGGTGGACGTAGCGCTGGGACTACCGCTCAGCTGGCGCCGCGTTACCAGCATTTGCTCAGGCAGGCCGTCAAGGCTGGCGTAAAGCTGGTAGCGGTGGACAACGCCGCCTTTCTGCTGGCGGCCTGTGGCTTGCTGGACGGGCACAAGGTGGTGGTGCACTGGCGCCACGAAGCGGAGTTCAGAGCCAGCTTCCCGCACCTGCAGTTGCTGCCCGAGCAGTTGTACTGCATTGATGGTGGGCGCATCACCTGTGCTGGCGGCACGGCGGTCATCGACCTGGCTGTTGAACTGCTATCGGCGGCATGTGGGCGAACCCGCGCACTCAAAGGCCTGGCCGACATGCTGGTGGATGAGACCCGCGACAGCCGGCACGCGCTGCGCTCTCTGGAGGCCGGGGCGGGGCAGGGGCGTCAGGTAACCCGCGCGTTGGCACTGATGCGCCACCACCTGGGGGCGAAGTTGTCGGTCGAGCAACTGGCCTCCGACCTTGGCATCAGCCGGCGCCAGTTGGATCGCCAGTTCCAGGCCAGCCACGGCATGAGCGCCAAGGGCTGGTGGCTGGAGATGCGCTTGCAGCAGGCACGCTGGCGCCTGCTCAATTCCAGCCACAGCCTGGCTCAGATAGCAGACGAGGTCGGGCTGGCGGATGCGAGTTACCTGGGCAAGTGCGTGCGGCGGCGGTTTGGCTGCACGGCGCAGGCGTTGCGCCGTGCAGGCCAATGA
- a CDS encoding LysE family translocator: MALDTWLIYLLASIGLSLTPGPNSLLALTHGAVYGARRTLFTIVGGVFGFSALIALAMFGLSALLQASASVLTVLKWVGGAYLIWLGIQLWRSPALHLELNARAARLSNAGLFRQGLLSAMANPKVLLFYGAFLPQFIDPQRGLFMQFVVMAATFASVEFVVEYLLARLAYRIRPWLAKGGKGFNRCCGSLFAVIGAALPLGR, from the coding sequence ATGGCACTCGACACCTGGCTGATCTACCTGCTGGCCAGCATTGGCCTCTCGCTGACCCCTGGCCCCAATAGCCTGCTGGCCCTGACCCACGGCGCCGTGTACGGGGCTCGCCGGACACTGTTCACCATCGTCGGTGGGGTTTTCGGCTTCAGCGCCCTGATCGCCTTGGCCATGTTCGGCCTCAGCGCCTTGCTGCAGGCCTCGGCCTCGGTATTGACCGTGCTCAAGTGGGTAGGCGGCGCCTACCTGATCTGGCTGGGGATCCAGCTGTGGCGCAGCCCGGCCCTGCACCTGGAGCTGAACGCGCGGGCTGCTCGGCTGAGCAATGCCGGCTTGTTCCGCCAGGGCCTGCTGTCGGCCATGGCCAACCCCAAGGTGCTGCTGTTCTATGGCGCCTTCCTGCCGCAGTTCATCGACCCACAGCGCGGGCTGTTCATGCAGTTCGTGGTGATGGCCGCCACCTTCGCCAGCGTGGAGTTCGTGGTCGAGTACCTGCTGGCACGTCTGGCGTATCGTATCCGGCCGTGGCTGGCCAAAGGCGGCAAAGGGTTCAATCGCTGCTGCGGCAGCCTGTTTGCGGTAATTGGCGCGGCGCTGCCCTTGGGCCGGTGA
- a CDS encoding MFS transporter, which yields MNPSLAADRAPATGLSRALVTLLAFCCGAIVANIYYAQPIVGLIAPDLGLSADRASLIVSLTQFGYALGLLLLVPLADLVENRRLMIVTAVLACVSLLLAGTSGSGQGQLFLFYALLIGFSSVAVQMLIPLAAHLAPEHQRGRVVGNIMGGLLLGILLARPLSSLVADHFGWRAVFIGAAGVMLAIILLLALTLPRRVPEHSASYAGLMASLIELLRRYPVLRQRSLYQALMFAAFSLYWTAVPLALAHDHGLSQSQIAVFALVGAVGAIAAPMAGRLADAGHARRGSLLALVLAPLALLLGLTTPGFSVIGLGLTGVLLDFAVQMNMVIGQREVYALDPASRGRLNALYMTSIFLGGALGSAMASGLFAQFGWHGIALAGAALPGVALLVFLAGARRV from the coding sequence ATGAACCCCTCCCTTGCCGCAGATAGGGCGCCGGCCACAGGCCTTAGCCGCGCGCTGGTCACCCTGCTGGCGTTCTGTTGCGGCGCGATCGTCGCCAACATCTATTACGCCCAGCCCATCGTCGGGCTGATCGCCCCAGACCTGGGGCTGTCCGCCGATCGCGCCAGCCTGATCGTTTCTCTGACTCAGTTTGGCTATGCCTTGGGCCTGCTGTTGCTGGTGCCGTTGGCCGACCTGGTGGAAAACCGCCGGTTGATGATCGTTACTGCCGTGCTGGCCTGCGTCAGCCTGCTGCTGGCCGGCACCAGCGGCAGTGGCCAGGGCCAGCTGTTTCTGTTCTATGCCTTGTTGATCGGCTTCAGTTCGGTGGCGGTGCAGATGCTTATCCCGCTGGCCGCGCACCTGGCCCCAGAGCACCAACGGGGGCGTGTGGTCGGCAATATCATGGGGGGCTTGCTGCTGGGGATTCTGCTGGCGCGGCCGCTGTCCAGCCTGGTGGCTGATCACTTTGGCTGGCGCGCCGTGTTCATCGGCGCTGCGGGGGTGATGCTGGCGATCATCCTGCTGCTGGCGCTGACCCTGCCGCGTCGGGTGCCTGAGCACAGTGCCAGTTATGCTGGATTGATGGCGTCGCTGATCGAACTGCTGCGCCGCTACCCGGTGCTGCGCCAGCGGTCGCTGTACCAGGCGTTGATGTTCGCTGCGTTCAGCCTTTACTGGACTGCCGTCCCCCTTGCGCTGGCCCATGACCACGGGCTGTCGCAAAGCCAGATCGCCGTGTTCGCCCTGGTGGGGGCGGTGGGCGCAATCGCTGCGCCCATGGCCGGGCGACTGGCCGATGCCGGGCATGCACGCCGTGGCTCGTTGCTGGCCCTGGTGCTGGCCCCGCTGGCCCTGCTGCTTGGCCTGACCACGCCCGGCTTCAGTGTGATCGGCCTGGGGCTGACCGGGGTGCTGTTGGACTTTGCAGTTCAGATGAACATGGTCATCGGCCAGCGTGAGGTCTATGCGCTGGACCCGGCCAGCCGTGGGCGGCTCAATGCGCTGTACATGACCAGCATTTTCCTCGGCGGTGCCTTGGGTTCGGCCATGGCCAGCGGGTTGTTCGCGCAGTTTGGCTGGCACGGCATTGCACTGGCCGGTGCCGCCTTACCCGGTGTGGCGTTGCTGGTGTTCCTGGCTGGCGCACGCCGGGTCTGA
- a CDS encoding LysR family transcriptional regulator encodes MDKLAAMKMFVATVDAQGFSAAARGLGVAPSSVTRLVDALETELGATLLNRSTRQVSLTEAGARYYERARGILDALDEADASVADRGEEPVGVLRLCLPVEFGRRVIAPHLGRFMALHPALELDIDMSDRLDDLLDGRYDLSIRLGDPAPDDELVCRQLGTFDRWLVASPGYLAGRAALVHPQQLLEHACLRFRYGQKGRPWRLRRAEEALELDVSGPLRSANADMLRETALAGSGIALLADWLVREDVAAGRLQRVLGDWQASPGAASDSINALYLPNHRGSRRVQAFISFCESLVRP; translated from the coding sequence ATGGACAAGCTAGCGGCAATGAAAATGTTCGTGGCCACCGTCGATGCACAGGGGTTTTCTGCCGCCGCACGCGGGCTGGGCGTAGCTCCATCTTCGGTCACGCGGCTGGTCGATGCATTGGAAACCGAACTCGGTGCCACGTTGCTCAACCGTTCCACGCGCCAGGTCAGCCTGACCGAGGCGGGGGCACGTTACTACGAGCGCGCGCGGGGCATTCTCGATGCACTGGATGAGGCAGACGCCAGTGTCGCCGACCGTGGCGAGGAGCCGGTAGGGGTGCTGCGCCTGTGCCTGCCGGTGGAATTCGGACGGCGGGTGATCGCGCCGCACCTGGGCCGGTTCATGGCGCTGCATCCAGCGTTGGAGCTGGACATCGACATGAGCGACCGCCTCGATGACCTGCTCGATGGCCGCTATGACCTGTCGATCCGCTTGGGTGACCCGGCGCCAGATGATGAACTGGTCTGCCGCCAGTTGGGCACCTTCGACCGCTGGCTGGTGGCCAGCCCCGGGTATTTGGCGGGACGCGCGGCCTTGGTTCACCCCCAGCAACTGCTTGAGCATGCCTGCCTGCGTTTTCGCTACGGGCAGAAAGGGCGCCCCTGGCGCTTGCGCCGAGCAGAGGAGGCGCTGGAGCTGGACGTGAGCGGGCCGTTGCGCAGCGCCAATGCCGATATGCTGCGCGAAACCGCCCTTGCGGGCAGTGGCATTGCCTTGCTGGCCGATTGGTTGGTACGTGAGGACGTGGCGGCAGGGCGCCTGCAGAGGGTGCTCGGTGACTGGCAGGCGAGCCCAGGCGCGGCCAGTGACAGCATAAATGCCTTGTACCTGCCTAACCACCGTGGCTCGCGCCGGGTGCAGGCGTTCATCAGCTTCTGCGAAAGCCTGGTGCGGCCCTGA
- a CDS encoding cupin domain-containing protein, with amino-acid sequence MPLANVLNELPARCPTDVELVDELLKRPGLRIERIVSNGQASPPGFWYDQAEGEWILLLSGAAGLCIEDEGHTRLLKPGDCLDIPPHCRHRVEWTDQHEPTIWLAVFYSASTPWPNG; translated from the coding sequence ATGCCCCTTGCGAATGTATTGAACGAGCTTCCCGCCCGTTGCCCGACCGATGTCGAACTGGTCGACGAGTTGCTGAAACGCCCTGGCTTGCGCATCGAGCGCATCGTCTCCAACGGCCAGGCCAGCCCGCCCGGTTTCTGGTACGACCAGGCCGAAGGCGAATGGATTTTGCTGCTCAGCGGCGCCGCCGGGCTATGTATTGAAGATGAAGGCCATACCCGCCTGCTGAAACCCGGGGACTGTCTCGATATTCCCCCCCACTGCCGTCATCGCGTGGAATGGACCGACCAGCACGAACCCACCATCTGGCTCGCGGTGTTCTACAGCGCCTCCACCCCCTGGCCAAACGGCTGA
- a CDS encoding TonB-dependent siderophore receptor, giving the protein MHYLTTENRLRQTLTASALGLSAVSLSTDALGEAPAPLELEPIEVTATRDDGLRSEYSASVKYVAPLLDTPQTITVIPAPLIARQQALGLRQVLANVSGITFNAGEGGGGSGDSLNIRGFSADNNLQVDGLRDSAQFTRSDTFNVERVEVIKGPNSVFGGAGTTGGSVNIISKVPEHHRFNQLSASLGSAQYQRLTLDSNQPVDGVGQGSALRINLMAHQNDVPGRPGIERQRWGVAPSLLLGLSDSTRLTLSALHQVDDNLPDYGVPAREGKRLAGVGRHSYFGWKNLDKEQVEQSVLTFKVDHDINDNLRLQQLARYSQVRRDTVVSASHVNTEGLPVGHYLPAGPQGYGRDATTELWISQTSLLGHGDWLGLGHDWNAGVELSRETLDLKTYNHGLGNALYPAGGYALANPPGTWSGPAHKTPLGYNESELTDQALYLFDTIALAEHWDLHLGLRYDHYVGKARGYKPGQERTAFTSRDDALSGRAGLVYKPSENGRVYLSWGTSFNPSAEALVSNGRGLTAATQGLEPEQSQTWELGSKWIWLDQQLELDTALFHIIKSNAREALADGSTQLSGKQRVQGFELGLTGHLSSRWSVFANYTFLDSETLEAAPGGTSFARKGQALGNTPPRSLSLWTTYNLSDDWTLGYGARHVSKRNVTSSGTAKLDGYWVHNAMLGYQVNPQLDLQLNINNLFDKTYVERVRQQRGNAARSSAIEYGDARGALLTANYRF; this is encoded by the coding sequence ATGCATTACCTCACCACCGAAAACCGACTACGCCAAACCCTTACCGCCTCTGCGCTGGGCCTGAGTGCAGTGTCACTCAGTACGGATGCGCTTGGCGAAGCCCCTGCGCCGCTGGAGCTGGAACCCATCGAAGTCACAGCCACACGTGACGATGGCCTTCGCTCCGAATACTCAGCATCGGTGAAGTACGTCGCGCCGCTGCTCGACACGCCGCAGACCATAACCGTCATCCCAGCCCCTCTGATTGCCCGGCAGCAAGCCCTGGGCCTGCGCCAAGTGCTAGCGAACGTCTCCGGCATCACCTTCAATGCTGGCGAAGGTGGCGGCGGCTCGGGCGACAGTCTCAACATTCGTGGCTTCTCGGCGGACAACAACCTTCAGGTCGACGGGCTTCGCGACAGCGCTCAATTCACCCGCTCGGATACCTTCAATGTCGAACGGGTCGAAGTCATCAAAGGCCCCAACTCGGTGTTCGGCGGGGCCGGCACGACGGGGGGCAGCGTCAACATCATCAGCAAGGTGCCCGAACATCACCGCTTCAACCAGCTGAGTGCCAGCCTGGGCAGCGCCCAGTACCAGCGTTTGACGCTGGACAGCAACCAGCCTGTGGATGGCGTTGGCCAGGGTAGCGCGTTACGCATCAACCTCATGGCCCACCAAAATGACGTGCCTGGCCGCCCCGGTATCGAGCGGCAACGCTGGGGCGTGGCGCCCTCCCTGTTACTGGGTCTGAGCGATAGCACTCGCCTGACGCTCAGCGCATTGCACCAGGTCGACGACAACCTGCCCGACTACGGCGTGCCAGCGCGGGAAGGCAAGCGCCTGGCCGGTGTCGGCCGGCACAGTTACTTCGGCTGGAAGAACCTGGACAAGGAGCAGGTCGAACAAAGCGTGCTGACCTTCAAGGTTGACCACGACATCAACGACAACCTGCGCCTGCAGCAACTCGCTCGCTACAGCCAGGTCAGGCGCGACACCGTGGTATCTGCTTCGCATGTCAACACCGAAGGTTTGCCAGTCGGCCATTACCTGCCAGCCGGGCCGCAAGGCTATGGCCGCGACGCCACCACCGAACTTTGGATCAGTCAGACCAGCCTGCTGGGGCATGGCGACTGGCTGGGGTTGGGGCATGACTGGAACGCGGGCGTCGAGCTGTCCCGCGAGACGCTGGACCTGAAAACCTACAACCATGGACTGGGCAATGCGCTCTATCCAGCGGGCGGCTATGCCCTGGCCAACCCGCCTGGTACCTGGAGCGGTCCGGCCCACAAGACCCCCTTGGGTTACAACGAATCCGAGCTGACCGATCAGGCGCTCTACCTGTTCGATACCATCGCCCTGGCTGAGCACTGGGACCTGCACCTGGGCCTGCGCTACGACCACTACGTCGGCAAGGCGCGTGGCTACAAGCCCGGGCAGGAGCGCACCGCCTTCACATCCCGCGACGACGCCCTGAGCGGCCGGGCCGGGCTGGTCTACAAACCGAGCGAGAATGGCCGCGTGTACCTGTCCTGGGGCACCTCCTTCAACCCTTCGGCCGAAGCGCTGGTGTCCAATGGTCGGGGCTTGACCGCCGCAACGCAGGGCCTAGAGCCGGAGCAGAGCCAGACCTGGGAGCTGGGCAGCAAATGGATATGGCTCGATCAGCAGTTGGAACTGGACACCGCGCTGTTTCACATCATCAAGTCCAATGCCCGGGAAGCCTTGGCCGATGGTTCCACCCAGCTGTCCGGCAAACAACGTGTGCAGGGCTTCGAACTCGGTTTGACGGGCCACTTGAGCAGCCGGTGGAGCGTGTTCGCCAACTACACCTTCCTCGACAGCGAGACGCTTGAAGCCGCCCCTGGGGGAACCAGTTTCGCCCGCAAAGGCCAGGCGCTGGGGAACACACCACCACGTTCACTGAGCCTGTGGACGACCTACAACCTCTCGGATGACTGGACCCTCGGTTACGGCGCCCGCCATGTCAGCAAACGCAACGTGACCTCAAGCGGCACGGCCAAGCTCGATGGGTACTGGGTGCACAACGCGATGCTGGGCTACCAGGTCAACCCGCAGCTGGACCTGCAACTGAACATCAATAACCTGTTCGACAAGACCTATGTCGAGCGGGTACGCCAACAACGCGGAAACGCTGCACGCTCCTCCGCCATCGAGTATGGCGACGCACGCGGAGCGCTGCTCACCGCCAATTACCGCTTCTGA